The genome window GCTCTTCCAGCGTGGTCAGGAAATCCAGGTCGTTGAGGACAGCGTGCGGAGGCGCGAACGTGCCCAGGAAGTTCTTCTTTCCGAACGCGTTCACGCTGTTCTTGACGCCCACGGCCGAATCGTTCTGCGACAGGACTGTGGTCGGAACGCGCAGAAGCCGCACGCCACGGTGTGCGGTCGCGGCCGCGTAGCCCACCATATCGATGATCGCGCCGCCCCCGATTACCATCACGTACGAGTGCCGATCGATGCCGTGCGCGTTTATTTCGGCCTGGACAGCCTGCACATACTTCGGGTCGAGTTTGATCTGCTCGCCCCCAGGCAGCACCACCGGGAGCCCGGCCAGTTCCAGAGCATCATCGTGTGCGGCGAAGTACTGCCCGACGGACTCAATCAGAAGTGGGTGGTGCTGCGTCACGCCCTCATCGACGATCACCAGAACCCTGTGTCTTCCCGGGCCAGCTATGGCCTGGCGCAGAACCGTGTTCTCCACATTGAAGAGTGAACGGGTGAAGATCACCGGGTAACGGTAATGAACCTGAAAATCCTGTTGAATGGAACGGCGACTGAAGGCGTCCTGGGTGGACGGAGCCCCGCGTGGAGTGGTCATGAGCTGTTCTCCTTTGCCCCGGATGCACGGCGGCGTGGCCCTGAAGGACCGGGCGCTGTCCTCACAGTCCCTCCGGGGGTCAGGGCCAAGAGGCCCGACCGGTGGGGTGATCTGGGCGCAGCGGAGCCCGGCACAGGACCGGCACCACCAGACCCCGAGCGACGATGGGACGACGGCCAGACGTCTGCCCTACCCTTCGTTGCCGCGCCGAGCGGTGTGCGACACCAAGGCCACGCCGGCACGGCCCACGGCCTGGCCTTGGAGGACTCCTGGCAGGCCTGCCGCACCGGCAGGCCTGGGCGCGGAGCGGGAACATCGTGGCAGCGGCTCATGTGACTGGACCATCCAGGTGAGCTAGGAGCACGTCGTGTACTTCCGTTGCCTGCAGGTGTGACGAATCGATCAGATCCCGGCGGCGCGTGATCAGCAGCGGCCCTGCCTCGGGAGCGTGCGTGACCCTCCCGTGTGTGCCCCTCACCACTTCGGCATCCACGCCGATCACGTCCATCAGCGACCGGAATCCCAGCTTCTTCTGAACCAGACGCCGGGCCGCCCGGAGCTTCGGGAAGCGCAGCCGCGGGTTCATGAACAGCTCGGCCGGGTCATAGCCGGGTTTACGGTGGATGTCGACAGTAAAGGCGTAATCGGGTGCCCGGGCGTCCTCGAGCCAGTAGTAGTAGGTAAACCACGCGCCTGCCTTCGCCACCAGGACGAAATCACCGGCACGCTCGTGATTCAGGTGCTGCTGCTGCTTCCCGGACTCGTCCAGGACCTCCTGCACCCCCGGGACAACTTCCAGCAAGGCCCGGACCCGGTGCAGCTGCGACCGGTCGTTCACGTAGACATGCGCCACCTGATGGTCCGCGACGGCAAAAGCCTGGCTTCCCATCGGGTCGATCACGTCGCGGCCAAGCTCGTTGCGGACACGCAGCAGTCCTGCCCCGCGCAGTACCCGGTTGATATGAATGGGCTGCCGGGCAGCCTCGATGCCGTATTCCGACAGCACCACGACCTGCACCCCGCGCGCCTCGTAAAAGCGGATCAGGTTCCCCGCGAGGTCGTCCACGGCGCGAAGGTCTCCAGCAACGGCGTCCAGATCCGGGCCATGCTGCTGCAACGGATAGTCCAGATGCGGAAGGTACACCAGCGACAGGGTCGGTGCGTGGTGCGTCTCGACCCGCATCGCGGCGCGCGCAATCCAGGCGGTGGACGTGATGTTCGCGTTCGGACCCCAGAAACTGAACAGCGGGAACTGCCCGAGGTCCGACTGCAACTCGTCACGCAACTCAGAGGGTTGGGTGTAGACGTCGGGAATTTTGCGGCCGTCGGCCGGGTACATCGGGCGTGGCGTCACCGCGTAATCGACGCTGGAGTTCATATTGAACCACCAGAACAGGTTCGCGCAGGTGAAGGCCGGGAACCGTTCGCGCGCCGTCTCCCAGATCTTCGGCGACTGGACGAGGAGGTTGCTCTGCCGCCAGAGTTTCACTTCCCCTTCCTCGCGGAAGTACCAGCCGTTGCCGACCACCCCGTGATCCGCCGGCCAGCGGCCGGTGAGGTAGGTGGCCTGCACGCTGCATGTCACTGCGGGCAGCACCTGACCGACCGTCGCAAGCGTTCCGGCACGCGCCAGGGCGCTGAGGTTCGGGGTGTGGTCCCCCAGCAGGTTCGGCGTGAGGCCGACAATGTTCAGTACGGCGGTTCGGTTCAAATCAGGTTCCTTTGATGTACCGCTGGAGAAACAGCGTCAGGGCGAAGGCGATCAGGGCGACCGGCACCAGGTTGTAGGCGCCGGCCACCGCGAGCACCAGGGCGTCGAGAAGAGACACACCGGCAATCAGCTGCGCGACGGCCCGCCCGGGCTGGCGCGCTTTGCCGTACACGAACGTCAGACAGAAGGCGGCCCAACCGACAAAAGCCAGCGCGAGCCCCCAGCCGCTGAGCTCCAGACCGCTCGCCACAGCCAGAACGGCAGGCAGGAACAGCAGCGCTGCCGGCCACACGCTGCCGAAGGTGGCGCGCAGTTCGGTCTTCGCAATGTAGGTCAGTCCGACAATGTACAGGCCCAGCGCCGCCGCCCAGAGCAGCAGCGTAGCGGTGATGGCAGGCTGCACGGCCACGAACGCGATGACATACACCATGGCGCGGTTCAGGGCCATGATGACCGGGCTGAGCGGATTGGTCTTGTGCCACGCGTCATACAGCACGATCAGGACGATCAGCAGCATTCCACCCATGAGCGGGAGGAAACCAAGCGGCCACAGCAGCAGCGTGCCCAGGCCGAAAAGGCCCAGGGTGACGGCAAGTGCCGCGCTTCTGGGCACGAGGCCCGATGGCAGGGGGCGCTCTGGACGTTCACGGCAGTCAATCTGAAAGTCGAGGTAGTCGTTGAGATACATGCCTGCGGTGTAATAGGCAACCATGGCGGCCATAAGAGCCAGCAGGGTGCCCGGCTCGGCCGTGGTGCCTGCCGTCATGGCGCCGAGTGCGGCTCCCGCCAGGACGTTGCTGACGATGGTCGGACTGTTCGAAATGCGTGCCAGCGCGAGGTATCCGCGGAGGCGCCGGGGCCACCCGGGCAGCACCTCAGAGGACACGTTGCACCCAGCGCAGTTCCCGCTCGATCGAGTCCGAGAGGGAAACCTTCAGGTCCGGCGGCAGGACATCCCAGGTGTAGGTCTCGACTTCCAGGTGCTGGGTAAACGGACGTTCCCGCAACACCCCGAAGGTCTCCAGGATGGCTTCACGGGTCGACCTCAGCGGCCCCGGGCCGTCCCAGAACAGCGGCACGTGAAAGTGCACCCGCCACTCACAGGCGCCTGCATCCGGAGCGGTGGCCAGCGCGTCGTTCAGGTCGCGGAACGACACAAGGCGGCCATCATGGCTCCGCTGCACCACCTGATGCAGGTAGGTGGATTCGTCGTATACATGCAGCGCATCTATCGCCTTCTGCCGGTCCGGTCCGGTCAGGTCAACACGCAGCGCGGAGCTGACCTGCACCTTCCCGATGCGCATCCCGGCGGCCTCGTACTTGCGCAGGGCCTCGGCAGGGCTCTCGTACATCACGGCGGCGTGGCAGGTGTCGAAACACACCTGCACGTGAGTGGCCATCCGCGCTCTTGCGGCTTCGACACTCTCTCCGAGCCGCTGCGCGAGTTCTCTTGCGCCCCCCTGCAGCAGTCGTTCCTGAAAAAAACCAACCAGATCACCCGTGCACTCCAGCAGTCCGTCGGGCTCCGGTTCCACATCCAGGTGGATGAGGACGCCCTGTTGCTCGTGCATCCGCGCGAGTGCCTCGACCACCCGGACGATATTGGAAGTCATGACCTCCCAGGCACCCTCGTCGTCCGGCGCGACCCAGCCCCGGTAGGAGAGCGGGCTGGTGGAGATCCCTCCATTCACGCCGCTGGGCAGCAGTCCGGCCAGAATCCTCGCCAGGTGCAGGGTGTACTGCACGCGCTCCTCGCTGCGCCAGTCGGGCGCGTGCACCTGGGCCTTGACGGGCTGGCCATGAAAGGCGCCGTAGGGAAAGCCGTTCATGGTGAACACGTACAAACCGCGCTGATCCAGGAAGATCCGGAAGGCTTCGAGCGCCCCGGGGACCATCAGTTCCTGGGCTTCTGCGGCCGACAGCCGCAGACCCACCCCGAACGGCGCCTCGGGAGACAGGCGGGCCTTCACCGGCACCGTGTATCGCTCCAGATTGTCCCTGACCGCCGCCAGTCCGCTGGAAGGATGGATGTTGGTGCAGTACGAGAGATGAAGCCTGTTGTGCCCGGCGATCATAGTCAGTCGGCCGCGGCTGTGCGCGGCCCATGGTCCGGCAACCGGAACCTGCCGGACTGCGCCAGGAACTGCGCCGGATTTTCATACACCACCTGCCGGATCAGACCCTCACCATGTCCGCGGCGCCGCATCTCCAGCACGAACTCCGGCACCGCCACCGGATCGCTGGGACCCCAGTCGCATGCGGACGCGACACAGACACGCTCCGCACCGTGCATTTCCAGCATGTCGATGGCCCGCCCGGGTGACGCCTTGGTTTTCGGATAAAGCGTGAAACCGGTCCAGAAGCCGTTGTCCAGGATCATCTCCACGGTGTGTTCCTCGGCGTGGTCCACCATGACCCGTTCAGGCTGTATGCGCGGGTCGGCCAAGAGGGTCTCGATGATGACCTTCGTGCCCTTGTACTTGTCCTCCAGGTGCGGCGTGTGAATGTGAATCATCTGGTCGTGCTCCAGCGCCAGTTCCACGTGATCCCTGAAGGTCGCGAGCTCGTTGCGTGTCACGCGGTTCAGGCCGATCTCGCCGATGCCCAGGACCGTGGGCCGGTCAAGAAAGTCCGGGATGAGCTTCAGGACCTCGCGCGCCAGTTCGCGGTCCTCGCCTTCCTTGGGGTTCAGGCACAGCCAGGTGTAATGCTGGATGCCATACTGTGCGGCGCGGGCGGGCTCGAAGGTCGTGAGGTGATCGAAATAGTCCGCGAAGACCACCGCGCCCAGACGGTCGCGTCCAGACCAGAAGGCCGGCTCGGTCACCGCGACACAGCCGGTCAGGGCCATCTTGTGATAGTCGTCGGTGCTTCGCGAGATCATGTGCGCATGCAGATCGATGTATCTCACCGCTGCTCCTCCTGACGCTGGTGTGCGGGCGCGCCCCAGGCACTCTGTTGATCGCGCTCCTCGAGCAGGCGGCTGTCCTGGTCGCTCAGGAGCATCTGGGCACGCTTGACCCGCTGGGGTCCGTCGGCGGTCAGTACGGTCAGGGCTTCTCGCAGGGCGCGCAGCCGGAAGTCATCCTCGGCGTTCTGGTCGGCGGCCCGGTCAAAGCGGTCAAGGTACGCCGCGAGGTCCAGAATTTTTGTGCGGTGCTCCATGAAGAACTCATCGAGAAGTTGCCGCTGGCTCAGTGGGCAGGTGCTGCTGTAAGAATTCATGGTCTGACCTCCTGTGCGTGCCGCTGTGCTCAATCTCACTGGGTCCTGCATCATACCGGGCCTTCCCTGAAAAGTAGCCACGTACATTCGGGGGGCCGGATAGCCCGGGACTTGTCTCACACGCCGGCCCGCAAGAGAAGGCTGGGCTGATGTAGATGGGTGGGGTGGAAGCTGATCTGGCGCGCCAAACGTGGATCCGCGCCCGGACATGAGTAACTGATGTTCCCGTTGAGGTGCCGCGTCCGTCCGAAAAGATCGATACGTGCCCTGGGGAGCGTCTGCGTGGGGTGTCTGCCCGACAATCCGTTCTGGCGGCAAAGAATTCTGGGCGTTGCCCTAGCCCTGGAGTGACAGAAATGCACCTGATAAAAGCACGGCCGCCGGTTCCCTCCAGGGCTCTGGTATCAAGGCCTAGCAGCCGGCCTTCCCTTTCTCCTGGGTTTTGAGAAAACCCAGTACCGCGGCCCAGTATCCCTCGGTGACGCTCCTTTCGGTCGTCTTGGCAGGATCGAGGTTCACCACGCCGCGCAGTCCGAAGCCGGGCGGCACATACTGCCGCCTGCACGCGGAATTCACCGCACGCAGCAGCTCCCGGGCGGCCTGCACCTCGAACGGATCGTCGCTGCTGGTCACGAAGACCGGAACCCGCGTCTGGCGGGCGGCACCCAGGGCATCTACTTCAAACAGGTCATTGCGGTACGGGCTGAAGGCCAGCAGACCGGAGAGCTCAGGACGGCGGGCTGCGAACGCAAACAGCAGGGTTCCACTGGCGCCGCTTCCCATCACGAACACCGGAACTCCCGGGTAGGTGCGTTTCAGCCACCGCCATGACACATCCATGTCACGCAGCGCGTCCGCCTCCGTCAGAATCCGGGTGCCCAGCCCCTGCACAGTGAGGTTGTCGTGACCGTCGTAGCGACCGCCTGAGCGCTGGTCCAGTGCAACTGAAGCGTAGCCTTCACGTGCCAGACGCCGGACGATTCCACTGAATTCGTGCCTGTTCTGCCCGGCAGCGTGAAGCAGCAGGAAAGTTCCCCGTGGACGGGTTACCGCCGTATGCTCGGCGTGAAGCGTGAGACCATCGGGCGCCTTGAACTGAACGGGCGCGGAATGTGCCACCGAGACGATCAGCAAAAGCAGAAGGGTGAACACTCGCATGCTGCCTCCAGGCATTCAGAAAGGACGTGGACAGGACCGTGTGCATATCTTGCGCCTTTCGCCTGCGAAGAATGGGTGGGCGGATTCTGTCTGAATGCCGGGGTGCCATCGCCTGCCCCCATCTTTCCCCGGCATTTCAGGCAGGTGGCTGGGAACAGGCACCCCTGCACTGGAAACCAGCAGTCCCTTCGCCCCGGGCCCCCTCGCGCAGGAGAATTCATGAATTTTTCCACCGGGACCACCGTGCGCAACGCCCTGCTCACCCATACCTTCCTCGAAGGCTTCACCCAACAGCGGGGGAAGCTGACCGGTCTCCAGCAGCTTCCTTGCGGGCCCAGGCGTTTGTCTGAGCTTTCCTGATGCCGAACATCTGGTTGGTGCCGGCGGGACAGGCAGGCTGCCAGCCGGCACACCGTCCCCTATTCTCAGATTCATGCTGAGTGCCACGACTGCCCGCTTCTTCGGCTACTACCCTGGTACCGTCGCCCTGGTCACCGCCGAGCATTCCGGAACGCGCAATGTCCTCAGTGTGGGCTGGCACACCGCCCTGAGTGCCGACCCTCCCCTCTACGGTGTGGCGGTGGGTCGGGAACGCGGGAGCCACCCCCTGATCGTGCAAAGTGGGCAATTCGGAGTGAACTTTCTGCCTCTTGCGGCTGCGCGGGCGGTGCAGGGAGCGGGGGTCCTGAGCCTGCACGACCGACATGACGCCGATAAGTACGCGCGGCTGGGACTGACGACGCTGCCACACAGCCCCCTGGCCGTCACCCAGGCCTATCTGCACTACCGCTGCGATGTGGTGAATGTGGTGCCGACCGGTGACCATGACCTGTTCGTCGGGCAGGTGACCGAGGTGCACTTCGACTCAGCTCACTACGACGAGGGAGGCCTCTTCGTGGGCCAGGCTGCGGTATATCTCGGCCGCAGTGCCTACGTCACAACCACCCAGGAGCGGCAGGTCTACCCGCCGGACGACTTCGTGTAAGGCAGCGAAGCCACATGGCCAGGGGTATGAGGACGTTCTGATTCCGCTCAGGTCGTGCGGCCACTGGCTACCGGTTTTGTCCCGCTCGGAATCCAGCAGCAG of Deinococcus malanensis contains these proteins:
- a CDS encoding 3-dehydroquinate synthase, which translates into the protein MTTPRGAPSTQDAFSRRSIQQDFQVHYRYPVIFTRSLFNVENTVLRQAIAGPGRHRVLVIVDEGVTQHHPLLIESVGQYFAAHDDALELAGLPVVLPGGEQIKLDPKYVQAVQAEINAHGIDRHSYVMVIGGGAIIDMVGYAAATAHRGVRLLRVPTTVLSQNDSAVGVKNSVNAFGKKNFLGTFAPPHAVLNDLDFLTTLEERDWSGGLSEAVKVALLKDPEFFVFLEEHAQQLRARDLDAMAHAVFRCAELHVQHIGNSGDPFEAGSSRPLDFGHWAAHKLEALTHHALRHGEAVAVGIALDSTYAYLVGMLPESDWKRILGVLEGLGLPVFVPELETEGSVRTSGVLAGLQEFREHLGGRLTVTLLEGIGRPVEVHEMDLDVLRESVGMLKNLHTGR
- a CDS encoding alkaline phosphatase family protein — translated: MNRTAVLNIVGLTPNLLGDHTPNLSALARAGTLATVGQVLPAVTCSVQATYLTGRWPADHGVVGNGWYFREEGEVKLWRQSNLLVQSPKIWETARERFPAFTCANLFWWFNMNSSVDYAVTPRPMYPADGRKIPDVYTQPSELRDELQSDLGQFPLFSFWGPNANITSTAWIARAAMRVETHHAPTLSLVYLPHLDYPLQQHGPDLDAVAGDLRAVDDLAGNLIRFYEARGVQVVVLSEYGIEAARQPIHINRVLRGAGLLRVRNELGRDVIDPMGSQAFAVADHQVAHVYVNDRSQLHRVRALLEVVPGVQEVLDESGKQQQHLNHERAGDFVLVAKAGAWFTYYYWLEDARAPDYAFTVDIHRKPGYDPAELFMNPRLRFPKLRAARRLVQKKLGFRSLMDVIGVDAEVVRGTHGRVTHAPEAGPLLITRRRDLIDSSHLQATEVHDVLLAHLDGPVT
- a CDS encoding UbiA family prenyltransferase — its product is MSSEVLPGWPRRLRGYLALARISNSPTIVSNVLAGAALGAMTAGTTAEPGTLLALMAAMVAYYTAGMYLNDYLDFQIDCRERPERPLPSGLVPRSAALAVTLGLFGLGTLLLWPLGFLPLMGGMLLIVLIVLYDAWHKTNPLSPVIMALNRAMVYVIAFVAVQPAITATLLLWAAALGLYIVGLTYIAKTELRATFGSVWPAALLFLPAVLAVASGLELSGWGLALAFVGWAAFCLTFVYGKARQPGRAVAQLIAGVSLLDALVLAVAGAYNLVPVALIAFALTLFLQRYIKGT
- the eboE gene encoding metabolite traffic protein EboE, whose amino-acid sequence is MIAGHNRLHLSYCTNIHPSSGLAAVRDNLERYTVPVKARLSPEAPFGVGLRLSAAEAQELMVPGALEAFRIFLDQRGLYVFTMNGFPYGAFHGQPVKAQVHAPDWRSEERVQYTLHLARILAGLLPSGVNGGISTSPLSYRGWVAPDDEGAWEVMTSNIVRVVEALARMHEQQGVLIHLDVEPEPDGLLECTGDLVGFFQERLLQGGARELAQRLGESVEAARARMATHVQVCFDTCHAAVMYESPAEALRKYEAAGMRIGKVQVSSALRVDLTGPDRQKAIDALHVYDESTYLHQVVQRSHDGRLVSFRDLNDALATAPDAGACEWRVHFHVPLFWDGPGPLRSTREAILETFGVLRERPFTQHLEVETYTWDVLPPDLKVSLSDSIERELRWVQRVL
- a CDS encoding TatD family hydrolase; translation: MRYIDLHAHMISRSTDDYHKMALTGCVAVTEPAFWSGRDRLGAVVFADYFDHLTTFEPARAAQYGIQHYTWLCLNPKEGEDRELAREVLKLIPDFLDRPTVLGIGEIGLNRVTRNELATFRDHVELALEHDQMIHIHTPHLEDKYKGTKVIIETLLADPRIQPERVMVDHAEEHTVEMILDNGFWTGFTLYPKTKASPGRAIDMLEMHGAERVCVASACDWGPSDPVAVPEFVLEMRRRGHGEGLIRQVVYENPAQFLAQSGRFRLPDHGPRTAAAD
- a CDS encoding alpha/beta hydrolase, which translates into the protein MRVFTLLLLLIVSVAHSAPVQFKAPDGLTLHAEHTAVTRPRGTFLLLHAAGQNRHEFSGIVRRLAREGYASVALDQRSGGRYDGHDNLTVQGLGTRILTEADALRDMDVSWRWLKRTYPGVPVFVMGSGASGTLLFAFAARRPELSGLLAFSPYRNDLFEVDALGAARQTRVPVFVTSSDDPFEVQAARELLRAVNSACRRQYVPPGFGLRGVVNLDPAKTTERSVTEGYWAAVLGFLKTQEKGKAGC
- a CDS encoding flavin reductase family protein produces the protein MLSATTARFFGYYPGTVALVTAEHSGTRNVLSVGWHTALSADPPLYGVAVGRERGSHPLIVQSGQFGVNFLPLAAARAVQGAGVLSLHDRHDADKYARLGLTTLPHSPLAVTQAYLHYRCDVVNVVPTGDHDLFVGQVTEVHFDSAHYDEGGLFVGQAAVYLGRSAYVTTTQERQVYPPDDFV